The DNA segment GACAATGTTTTGGACATATGAGAATTCACAGCTGGTTTGGCTCCCTGAGATTTCCCATATATTCCTGGTTTCCCACTTGAACTGGTTCCTGTTTCTGCCTTCTTCCCTATGCTATAAGATGATCCTTTTGATGACTCCTTTGCCTTACCATAGAAAGACGGAGAAGGTTTACTCACAGAAGCTGGTTTAGTATTGATGCTAGGTCCTGGTTTATTCTTTGTTGTTACCAAAGCAGAGTTATTTTTCTGAGAAAATGATTCAGATTGTACTGTACTGTCATCTTCACTTGAAACTTGTCTTTTTAAGAAATCTCCAAGACTAATAATACCAGCAGATTTAGAATGTACTAGAGATTTCTCATCACCACTTGATGATGAAATTGATGGGACAGATCCTGCACTTCTAGGCTGAAGAGCACGATTCAAATTTCCTGATGACTTTGAATTTGATACTGCTGTTGCTGGCTTCTCAAATTTCTTATTATCTGAATCTTTCTTAGCTACATGCTTTGGTTCAGCAAGTTTAAAACTAGGCTTTGCACCAGCTGCTAAAACAGGTAATTCTTGTTTCCCTGATAATTCTGATGCCCATGTTAAAGGTGCCTTTGGTTTGATATCAGAATTTAACTTCATAGAGAATGATAAGGTTGGACTGACTACAACAGGAACAGCTCTAAACACCACATCTTCTCCTGCATCTCTTTTCACTGAAGACATTGATTGCTGTCTTCTATCAAATGATTCTTGTAATGTCTGACCAGCTAAGCCTGAGTGGTCCTCCTCTTCACCTAGAAGGGATAAGAAATAAGAATGAAGGTATCTTTAGAGAAAAACTATTAAACAGTCAAACTTAATAGTCATCTAAAAGTTTGGAGATGACAAAACTACATAAATAagcaaaaaataatacaagtttTAAGATTTGTGCAACAATagagataaataaataaaaagaaataatatcatattaacagacaaatattaaaacacaatAATGATCTTTGCCAGTGCAGATCttttgtccaaaaaaaataaatctaagtGTGTAGTATTACCCATTAAGTTTGCAGATTGGTTGTGTATTAATTTTTTGAACTGTGTTTGCTTAAAATAGACTGCGAtgtaaacattaattttgaaataatctttcatttaaaatagCAGCAGGATACCATAGTTGAACAATTATTTGTATACGGTAGTTAAATTACCAATTATGAACTAACTATGTATAATTCCcttaaaagtaaacaaagtaAGTTTATTCTATATGGAAATCATAGAAATTATGATACCTAAATCAGGAAAATCATTCTCTGTTATATCTGGAGAACTTCTGGCACTTTGCTCATGTTGTTCAAAAGACCATACTGAATCATCATTATTGCTACACTCTGATCGATGAGTGAGTTGTCCTTCTTGATTGATGCTGACTTCAGAACTCTCTGTAACCAATGTCAGGTCTGGTTCATCAGAAATACCTGCTGTAGTGTCAAGCTGAAGAAAAAGAATCAAATTGAAACAAACATggaaaattgtttattacaaGGTTTTAAGTTTTCtgatgtttgtttgtttttataatagtGCATTTTAGCACGTTTTGTTcttcaaataatttataatgaaaaagataaaaatgaaagtgaaaatcttAATATCagaaattgtttgttttgtaacaATTTAACAAATGACAGTgtttgaacttatttttttttaattctttttattaattttgataaaggTTACATCTGCATATATGTTGATTGAAAATAGTATGTACTGTCTGATTAAAGATGCCTCACTAAGCAATTTTATGCTGTTCCTTTCCTTTGATGATAGAGCCGAACAATAGAACTTTTATGTAGTACCTAATGTTTGGATCCTCACATTAGTAGTTGAATTAATGTCTGACCTGTAGTGATAGAGGCCATACAATAGTACTTTTATTCAATGCCAAACATTCTATGATATTGCCTTTCAATAACAAGGCTATGTGGCTCCTAAAATTAGCAGTTTTATGAAATGTCATGGTTTAATTcagtacaaaattaaaaacttacctgtGACAACCGTGAAAGAGCTGAATCTCCATACTTGTGTCCTACACTATTATCTATGGAGAGAGAATCAGCTGTCTTGAAGTGGTCCTGTGTCATATCAGCACTAGAAGCTGTGATCATCATTGGACTGACATCATCTGTCACATTAAAGCTTGACTCTGATGTATCTATCTTTGTTGATATCACTTCTGGCTCTAATCTCAGGCCCATCATTTCAATCAAATTGTTATTGTTTCTATTCTGATTTTCATTTTTCCTCTCAGGTGTCGATTCTGTTGATTGCTCTTCCCAATCTTTGTTTTTTGTGATTAACTTCTTGTGTTTTGCAATGAGATCTCGTGATTCCTTTATCAAATTGTctaaatttgcaaattttttctCTACAATGCTGTCATTGTCATCATTTGTAGAATCTAGAGCATGCTGACTGAGAGACAAATTATCTGTAGAAGGCATTTTTGAAGTATGCATTAAATCTGAGTCACTTAGCTGTCCATGGGTTaaagatttttcatttgtttggaGCGAATATTGACTTAAATGTCCATCAACATGATCTCGCCCTGAAGACTGAGTTGTCTCTGCAGTTAAATCAGTGCTATAGCTGTATTGTGTCATggatttatctccctttgataaGCTGAAGCCAGATATTTGTCTTGAAGGATCAAGACTATGTTGACTAAGAGAGGAATCATCTTTGATGTCATGGCTAGCAGAAGGTTCCAAACTATACTGGGATAAAGATTTAATTGCTGGATCAGGGGAAATATTTTCTGTGGTTTCAATACTATATTGACTAAGTGGTGACACATTTTCTGACCCAATGGTGTATTGACTTAGTTCTTTACCAATCAGAGTAACTCCTGGTGTTTCAGATTTTAAACTATACTGACTTAACGTGCCACTTACTTTCTTTTCACCAGAACCCTGATCAGAGAAATCAGATCCAAAATCACCACTTCTTGAAACAAATGCAGGAGTTCGGTTTGAACTAATGCCAAAAGATTGTTGAGGAATAGCTGCACTTCTTCCTTGGATGTCTCCTGGAGTCAAATCATACTGAGATGGTTCTGACAATAGCTGTGATGATATCTTATCATCTGTTGTGTATGGTGTACTGGTAAAACCACCCTTTTCTGTATATTTGCTGGAATCAAGATCTATTAAATCATCACTTGAATTAGGCACAGAGTGATCTCTTCCAGTTAATTTAAATTGACCAATGAAATCAAAAGGTCTATTTATTCCACTCACAGCATCTAAATCCATGTAGCTACTTGCAGATGTAGCAGTTGATGCTAAGCTTTCACCAGTCCTTAGAAGTTTGCTGTCTTCCACATTGTCTTCAGCACCACCCAATGGTGATTCTCTAGCAGACGATTCATTCACAGCAGAACTTGACGTATATCCCCTTGAACGATCATCACTGGAAGACTGTTCCGTCTGTCCAGATTTGTCAAGTAATGGATACTGAGAAAGTTCCCCTTGTTTATTTGATCTCTCTAATGGGGTTATTTCTGACAGTTCTTGTATATTTAACCTACTGGAAGAATCAGAAGAAATACTTTCATCTGCTTGCTTAAAGATGAATTGGCTGCCTGGTTTTTCTATGTTTGGatgttctattttcatatgaaatacATCATATTTCCTGTCTGCTGGACTTTTACTTGGTCTTTTAACATCCATTGCTTGAAGGTTGAGTTTTTCCTGACTAGAAGAATTAAGCACCCTAGAACCTGGTTCCAGTCTAGAATCTGCTGATGTTTTACTACTGTCGTCCATCTTCATGGAATGATATTGTCCACTGTAGCTTGATAATTCATCAGCCCATGACATTCCGCTACGGTATGAGCTGTCACTTCGGCTATTGTCTTTTCCTTTTTGATTGACAATCTTAAAAGCTGGGGCATCTGAAGGAGAGTTATACTGCGTAGATACATTACTGTCACTGATGGGACCTGAAATTATAACAGTAAGTATATAATAACAATCTTAATTAGTATAAATCTAagtacatgaatatatattgcAACTCTTCAGCAAAATTCTTTCCTGTTCAGGtttcttaaatgattttttaaacaattctaGTATTGAGACTATTTCAAAATGATGATGTAAATAAACATCCTTCAAATAGGCATATGTCCTTCATTTATTTTCACTCATTTCATATGGtccaaaaaaatatgacaaataggTACAAATAGACATAAGTACATTGTAAATGGCATCTTTCCCTTTAATAGAACTGTCACAATAATTCTTGTATAAATGAATATGCTTTTAACTATactttgtgtgtgtgtgtgtgtgaatcCTGGTATGTGAAATTTTAAGTAAAGCATATAATGAGACAAATCTTTTCATTTAATCATGAACTTTTctaaaactaaattttgttaacaaaataagttatgtctgtttttatattaataaatttgcAGGATAAAAACTCTGAAATACTTAAAAAGCACAAAGAAAGaggaaaaataatattatttatggTGCTTGATTTGGTTCTTTATGtccaaaacaaaagttaatcTTACAGTACTTAGTAAAATTTGTTTCCCTCTACACAATTGACATTTTGGAACCAATTTTaatactgaaaataaaactatCAGGACATTTTAGTAAATGAACATAATTTGATTATATGTATAATGTCAAATATAAGGTGTCCTAAATATTATTGGATCTAACCTGTTGATAAAGAATCAGGAGTTAGTGATCCCATCGATAATGACAAGTTACTCCCTGGGGTGCCTCCTTTCTGTGGGGGAGTAGCAATATTGGCAAATATATCATTGGTTTGTTGCTTAAGTCTGTCTACAACACTGGGGTCAAACTCTCTAGCTCTTTCCAGTATCTGTtctatttgttgagtttggtaTCCAGTCTCCTCTGCCGTCCTACGATAAGTGGGTGTGACAAACTGTTCTTGGGGTTCCTTCTCCTCTGGGATAGTTCCTGTAGACATCTGGTAGGAATCCAGTGATCTTCTTGACAATGAACTACCACTAGATGAAAGGCTTGGCTTCCCAGATTCTAACGATCTCTGTGCACTCCTTGGAGTATCTACCTCCTGTTCAATACAACAGAGCAATTCAAGATTTTCCTAACCAACACTTATTAATGTGATATAAAATTCAACACCACTTTTAGTCTTTCAGTAGATCTTGCTATGACTTTGTTCACATAGTTATTTATCTATATgtatacacaataaaatatttcaagaagTGGGGGGATTGCCTCCCCAGACTCACTGCAACAACGTATGATCTAttatttatcagaaaattatataCTATCATGCATGTAATTTAATCCATCTTGTATAAGAAAGGATTTGAATAGGCACTGCCTCTAGTCTTATCCCTTTGTTTGaatgtacatttgatatttaaacaataaaaatattttgaattgaattgaattgaatttcaaaatatacagaaatTCATGTAGTAAGTAAAGCagcttttataatttattaatgaaGATTACAGGGCTTAACTCATCATAATTAATATCtaaaatttagaataacaattcCTATCTTTCCATCtcttattttgaattataataaaacacacTTTAAACAATGTATGCTAAATTCTTCTAGAtggcttttatattttaatacaggACACAATGCCCTAAATTGTTTTCTGTTGCTTATGCGAAGTCGGAAATATTGCAGTTGTTATCCGTTCTTTTGATGAGTTTGAGGTTTTGGTTTTACTATTTCATTAAAGACTTCCCATTGTGAATTTCCTCAGAtctctgtatttttgttattttactttttcttacCTGTATGGTACTAAGCTCATGTGGTCTATGTTCACCAAgaagatttaatttttgtttctgtgGTGGCCCTCTCAAGTGTTTAGTTGTTAATATTTCTCCTCTCCTTTCCTCATCAGTGTCTACCTCTGTTGTTgaatctaataaaaattcaaataaaattcattaatttCTAATTCACCACAATATCTTCTGTGTTAATCGCTGTTTCAGCCATACAAATGGAAAATatccaatattttatgtaaagCTATATCCAATAACAATACAATAACCAACTATTTAAAGGTTAATTGTAGCAGCcttattatgaaaaattaatgagataaagtaaaaacttaaaaaagattACACAATAATAAATCTGTCTGTTgcaaaatcattttcaaaagaTACAGCTTCTTTTATACTAGGTTAGATGTTTCAAAACAAGTATGACATTCAATATAATCCCACCTGTCATTTAATAAATAGTGGTCACTATGGAATAATTAATTAATTCATTGTCAATTAGGAATATAATCTGCAGTATGAATTACCTTGGAAACTAGAGCCTTATTAGTAAGTTATTGATTGACACTTACAAATAAGTCTAAAATTAAAACCTCATTTAttataagccattttttttacaaatctttaaagTAACACTTTGTTCAGGGAGAAAGGACAATTAAATCATCATTTTGTTATATGGAAGACCCTACCACTTGAGCAAAAGTTTATCATGTAACATATACATTCATATTCACAAAAATTTATAACACATTCTAATGACAATttactgttattgaaaattatcTTCAAAACAATGTCATATCTGTGATAATATGACTGGGACACactaacaatttgtttttatattcagtAAACTTATTATTGtggttaaaacacaaaatttaacaCCCAATTTGTTAAGTACTTATCATCAAGATgtacatgtgtacaaagtttcaagttgatgtgacCACAACTTCATGGTAAATTAACTTAACAAATGCATTTAACCTGAGAATGTAATTTTACActgaatatgaaaattataatggtcaaaactgtaatttggcatataatattaaaaagttcaCATCATAATGATCAGGtgtaccaagtttcaagttgatcaagttgaaaaatcatcaatttttccatttaataAGGAAAATGACTCAAGAAAGGTGAAAGTGATGCCACCCAAATTAATCTCTATGTGTAAGAGatggttataaacattgtgtataagtttcattgCAATTAGTTAAGGCCAACTAAAATAATTTAGGAGGAAAGAAGATAGAAATATCAGAAACAGCTATCTATTAATTGTATATCTCGGTAAATTCAAATTCTGATAATAATTCTATAGTTGACAACTAAAGTAATGGGAATATGCATAAAATAATTGTCAATGATccataataaaataattgccAATCAGTTGGAACTTGTGATAACTGTGGCCTATTTTTATTACAATACTTAGATTGCAAGTTCACAAAGTATAATCTCTTATGAGAAAGAAGGACtcatgtttaaattttcaatctCTTTGGTTAAAAATTAATCAACAATCTGTGAAATAACTCTAAATATAACAATGCATTACATACCTTCTGAAGTGACATCAGGAGTCAATCTTTTCTCCTCCTCTGCCATCTGGTATTTAAGTCTCTCCTGTTCAGCATGTAGTCTAAGATGTGCCATATCATGCCTCTGTAATATGGCCTCTTTCTGTTTCTGGATTTCCTCTAATTGCTTCTTTAGTTCCTGTTGTCTGTTATCATAGAtttcattttgatcttttccTGTACTCTGACCTGATGTATCCATATCTGATTCAGTTGACTGGGCTGATCGTCTTCCGTTCATTGGTAATTTTGGGCTCCCTCTGTCTGTAGATGATGACATTACTGTATCATCTAAATCTCTCCTATCATCTGATTCCATTGTAGAGTCAAATTCTGTTTGTCTAAATTTACCCCCAGAGTCATGAACCTGAGTGTAAGGTGATTCTTGAAGAGATTCATCAAAAGGAAGAGACTTTCTtacatctttatatttattattagtcTGACTAACTTCTggtttactgtttatctcttTCCCGAGTCCCAATCTTTGTGCATAGTATGGATCTGAGGCAAGTTGTGTCACAAGTGAAGATATAGCGTTCTTACTTGGTGATAGTTCTGTTGTTTTTGCAGTTGTCTGGGTTACCTGAGGAGGAGCAGGTTGAGGAATATTTACCTGGGTATTTACTACTTGGAGTTGTTCATCTCCTTTGTTGGTTTCAGGCGATTGACCAGCCAATTGGGGAAACCTATGAAGTAACTCCTgtcttcttttttcaatttcagcTCTGGTATCGGCCAGCACTTTTTTACTTTGTTCATGACGTTGTAGTAAGTATTGTTGATAATCTTTGATCTTTTTAGTTTGGTCTTGTTGAGCAGCATAGGATGTTACTGGTATCAGGCCAACTGTGGATGGAATGGGGAGAGATGGTGTAGGAAAAGTTTGTGGATAATACTCTCCAGATGACCCAGATAATGAACTCATTGACAATGAAGGATGATGATGAACAGACTCACGACTAAACACAGAAACTGGTGCTACACTAGGAGGAACATATTGTTGTTGTGATTGGACTGCTGGCTGTCTCACTCCATAACTTCCAGCTTCATGCTGGGTCTGGATCTGTGAGAGAGCTGATGTGTAGGTAGGAGGCTGCATCCTACTACTCATATTTGCTGTTGACATTTGGGGCATGTCCCCCTGTTGTCGATGAGACAAAGGAATATACTGCTTTGGTAATGATGCTACAACTGGTTCCCTAGGTAACAGAGTAACTGGCAAGGGATATGGTTGTTCTGATACTGTCATACCAATTCTGTCAGTATGCTGCACTGGCACGTACTGTTGTTGGATTTGTGGTTGGGCTGACATGTACTGTTGTTGGATTTGTGGTTGGGCT comes from the Mytilus trossulus isolate FHL-02 chromosome 3, PNRI_Mtr1.1.1.hap1, whole genome shotgun sequence genome and includes:
- the LOC134712544 gene encoding uncharacterized protein LOC134712544 isoform X6 — translated: METPFCKRFAKNHWIAGFIESSSLKHDGPEHYGTMKAKRGKYRLSPNEEAQLVKDETERRRKQRIIQVREQSKQNAEKIRQAVKLERDRQVTKLAVELQNQLEQEKDEKVRKLEAQYENSLKSIGQGHKEAGEQYDRTEERELLQQEDNRRADARGSAAMDKLKRERMFREFEETKQIKARQAALEEERKRAAMIASLPPPDPDPLLDINIPTKKPVKMTDVDNFTTTHYHILEQYSIDKANSVTQGDARAAAEEEERRIRERSQELVRLSNDRMARARVRHNNALEKEILSHDYDKMMMDLSDLQRADRERRLHVVANIPKQVFEPPHRRIEDREDHQRNLETAFEDMYMAQTDYVGDLSLALDPHPPPETPSATESLEVSMMTDGTPVQEPTLPRIPPVLKDMTNIPRAPGEKSPVKKPEKVLKKLMNKIKSQREEWISKSNVDLDIPDDTTIKVQEPGRNEFSLSRHVPGTQTDEVPTKLSAPEGTADISVDSVLEQQKELDPILNLMAYGTNMINQKRVLEEKLKALEGEHAAYKQTAQFRLPQNQGYPLVHTQLMNGHAAPREQMSSGYSWSVPQSMHQPPLSTGSITAQPYLTTAGTAQPQIQQQYMSAQPQIQQQYMSAQPQIQQQYMSAQPQIQQQYVPVQHTDRIGMTVSEQPYPLPVTLLPREPVVASLPKQYIPLSHRQQGDMPQMSTANMSSRMQPPTYTSALSQIQTQHEAGSYGVRQPAVQSQQQYVPPSVAPVSVFSRESVHHHPSLSMSSLSGSSGEYYPQTFPTPSLPIPSTVGLIPVTSYAAQQDQTKKIKDYQQYLLQRHEQSKKVLADTRAEIEKRRQELLHRFPQLAGQSPETNKGDEQLQVVNTQVNIPQPAPPQVTQTTAKTTELSPSKNAISSLVTQLASDPYYAQRLGLGKEINSKPEVSQTNNKYKDVRKSLPFDESLQESPYTQVHDSGGKFRQTEFDSTMESDDRRDLDDTVMSSSTDRGSPKLPMNGRRSAQSTESDMDTSGQSTGKDQNEIYDNRQQELKKQLEEIQKQKEAILQRHDMAHLRLHAEQERLKYQMAEEEKRLTPDVTSEDSTTEVDTDEERRGEILTTKHLRGPPQKQKLNLLGEHRPHELSTIQEVDTPRSAQRSLESGKPSLSSSGSSLSRRSLDSYQMSTGTIPEEKEPQEQFVTPTYRRTAEETGYQTQQIEQILERAREFDPSVVDRLKQQTNDIFANIATPPQKGGTPGSNLSLSMGSLTPDSLSTGPISDSNVSTQYNSPSDAPAFKIVNQKGKDNSRSDSSYRSGMSWADELSSYSGQYHSMKMDDSSKTSADSRLEPGSRVLNSSSQEKLNLQAMDVKRPSKSPADRKYDVFHMKIEHPNIEKPGSQFIFKQADESISSDSSSRLNIQELSEITPLERSNKQGELSQYPLLDKSGQTEQSSSDDRSRGYTSSSAVNESSARESPLGGAEDNVEDSKLLRTGESLASTATSASSYMDLDAVSGINRPFDFIGQFKLTGRDHSVPNSSDDLIDLDSSKYTEKGGFTSTPYTTDDKISSQLLSEPSQYDLTPGDIQGRSAAIPQQSFGISSNRTPAFVSRSGDFGSDFSDQGSGEKKVSGTLSQYSLKSETPGVTLIGKELSQYTIGSENVSPLSQYSIETTENISPDPAIKSLSQYSLEPSASHDIKDDSSLSQHSLDPSRQISGFSLSKGDKSMTQYSYSTDLTAETTQSSGRDHVDGHLSQYSLQTNEKSLTHGQLSDSDLMHTSKMPSTDNLSLSQHALDSTNDDNDSIVEKKFANLDNLIKESRDLIAKHKKLITKNKDWEEQSTESTPERKNENQNRNNNNLIEMMGLRLEPEVISTKIDTSESSFNVTDDVSPMMITASSADMTQDHFKTADSLSIDNSVGHKYGDSALSRLSQLDTTAGISDEPDLTLVTESSEVSINQEGQLTHRSECSNNDDSVWSFEQHEQSARSSPDITENDFPDLGEEEDHSGLAGQTLQESFDRRQQSMSSVKRDAGEDVVFRAVPVVVSPTLSFSMKLNSDIKPKAPLTWASELSGKQELPVLAAGAKPSFKLAEPKHVAKKDSDNKKFEKPATAVSNSKSSGNLNRALQPRSAGSVPSISSSSGDEKSLVHSKSAGIISLGDFLKRQVSSEDDSTVQSESFSQKNNSALVTTKNKPGPSINTKPASVSKPSPSFYGKAKESSKGSSYSIGKKAETGTSSSGKPGIYGKSQGAKPAVNSHMSKTLSSWKKSRAVKSSGPPPPPKQSSHFPNGVTEFPKPSSRSEEDEAYERRMRLQNRLGIEEPEETPSEEKKKSPKSRETTEEKQKRAAASRDKVKEFQKKLQENMRKKQLQKKQSS
- the LOC134712544 gene encoding uncharacterized protein LOC134712544 isoform X2; amino-acid sequence: METPFCKRFAKNHWIAGFIESSSLKHDGPEHYGTMKAKRGKYRLSPNEEAQLVKDETERRRKQRIIQVREQSKQNAEKIRQAVKLERDRQVTKLAVELQNQLEQEKDEKVRKLEAQYENSLKSIGQGHKEAGEQYDRTEERELLQQEDNRRADARGSAAMDKLKRERMFREFEETKQIKARQAALEEERKRAAMIASLPPPDPDPLLDINIPTKKPVKMTDVDNFTTTHYHILEQYSIDKANSVTQGDARAAAEEEERRIRERSQELVRLSNDRMARARVRHNNALEKEILSHDYDKMMMDLSDLQRADRERRLHVVANIPKQVFEPPHRRIEDREDHQRNLETAFEDMYMAQTDYVGDLSLALDPHPPPETPSATESLEVSMMTDGTPVQEPTLPRIPPVLKDMTNIPRAPGEKSPVKKPEKVLKKLMNKIKSQREEWISKSNVDLDIPDDTTIKVQEPGRNEFSLSRHVPGTQTDEVPTKLSAPEGTADISVDSVLEQQKELDPILNLMAYGTNMINQKRVLEEKLKALEGEHAAYKQTAQFRLPQNQGYPLVHTQLMNGHAAPREQMSSGYSWSVPQSMHQPPLSTGSITAQPYLTTAGTAQPQIQQQYMSAQPQIQQQYMSAQPQIQQQYMSAQPQIQQQYVPVQHTDRIGMTVSEQPYPLPVTLLPREPVVASLPKQYIPLSHRQQGDMPQMSTANMSSRMQPPTYTSALSQIQTQHEAGSYGVRQPAVQSQQQYVPPSVAPVSVFSRESVHHHPSLSMSSLSGSSGEYYPQTFPTPSLPIPSTVGLIPVTSYAAQQDQTKKIKDYQQYLLQRHEQSKKVLADTRAEIEKRRQELLHRFPQLAGQSPETNKGDEQLQVVNTQVNIPQPAPPQVTQTTAKTTELSPSKNAISSLVTQLASDPYYAQRLGLGKEINSKPEVSQTNNKYKDVRKSLPFDESLQESPYTQVHDSGGKFRQTEFDSTMESDDRRDLDDTVMSSSTDRGSPKLPMNGRRSAQSTESDMDTSGQSTGKDQNEIYDNRQQELKKQLEEIQKQKEAILQRHDMAHLRLHAEQERLKYQMAEEEKRLTPDVTSEDSTTEVDTDEERRGEILTTKHLRGPPQKQKLNLLGEHRPHELSTIQEVDTPRSAQRSLESGKPSLSSSGSSLSRRSLDSYQMSTGTIPEEKEPQEQFVTPTYRRTAEETGYQTQQIEQILERAREFDPSVVDRLKQQTNDIFANIATPPQKGGTPGSNLSLSMGSLTPDSLSTGPISDSNVSTQYNSPSDAPAFKIVNQKGKDNSRSDSSYRSGMSWADELSSYSGQYHSMKMDDSSKTSADSRLEPGSRVLNSSSQEKLNLQAMDVKRPSKSPADRKYDVFHMKIEHPNIEKPGSQFIFKQADESISSDSSSRLNIQELSEITPLERSNKQGELSQYPLLDKSGQTEQSSSDDRSRGYTSSSAVNESSARESPLGGAEDNVEDSKLLRTGESLASTATSASSYMDLDAVSGINRPFDFIGQFKLTGRDHSVPNSSDDLIDLDSSKYTEKGGFTSTPYTTDDKISSQLLSEPSQYDLTPGDIQGRSAAIPQQSFGISSNRTPAFVSRSGDFGSDFSDQGSGEKKVSGTLSQYSLKSETPGVTLIGKELSQYTIGSENVSPLSQYSIETTENISPDPAIKSLSQYSLEPSASHDIKDDSSLSQHSLDPSRQISGFSLSKGDKSMTQYSYSTDLTAETTQSSGRDHVDGHLSQYSLQTNEKSLTHGQLSDSDLMHTSKMPSTDNLSLSQHALDSTNDDNDSIVEKKFANLDNLIKESRDLIAKHKKLITKNKDWEEQSTESTPERKNENQNRNNNNLIEMMGLRLEPEVISTKIDTSESSFNVTDDVSPMMITASSADMTQDHFKTADSLSIDNSVGHKYGDSALSRLSQLDTTAGISDEPDLTLVTESSEVSINQEGQLTHRSECSNNDDSVWSFEQHEQSARSSPDITENDFPDLGEEEDHSGLAGQTLQESFDRRQQSMSSVKRDAGEDVVFRAVPVVVSPTLSFSMKLNSDIKPKAPLTWASELSGKQELPVLAAGAKPSFKLAEPKHVAKKDSDNKKFEKPATAVSNSKSSGNLNRALQPRSAGSVPSISSSSGDEKSLVHSKSAGIISLGDFLKRQVSSEDDSTVQSESFSQKNNSALVTTKNKPGPSINTKPASVSKPSPSFYGKAKESSKGSSYSIGKKAETGTSSSGKPGIYGKSQGAKPAVNSHMSKTLSSWKKSRAVKSSGPPPPPKQSSHFPNGVTEFPKPSSRSEEDEAYERRMRAYNPRLFRLQNRLGIEEPEETPSEEKKKSPKSRETTEEKQKRAAASRDKVKEFQKPSRLFKLQENMRKKQLQKKQSS